A segment of the Catenuloplanes nepalensis genome:
CTCGTGGAAGTGGTACGCCACGGTGTCCTCGTCCAGCTCCGCGAGCCCGCCCTCCTGCGCGCGGATCGCACCGGCGAAGTACCGGAAGTGGTCGATCGCCAGCGGCATGTCCGCGGCCAGGGTCTCCCGTACCGGCTTGCCGTTCTCCCAGCTCTCCGCGACCGCGAGCCGCTCCAGGTTCTCCTCCATCCGGTCCGCGATCCGGTTCAGGACGTTCGCCCGCTCCGCGACCGACGTGCGGCCCCAGCCGGGCGCCGCACCGTGCGCCGCGTCCAGCGCCCGTTCCACGTCGTCCGCGGTGCCGCGGGCGATCTCGGTGAACGGCTGCCCGTTGACCGGGCTGGGGTTGTCGAAGTAGCCGCCCTTGGCCGGCGCGACGTACTCGCCGCCGATCCAGTGGTCGTACCGGTTCTCGTAGGAGACGATCGCGCCGTCCTGTCCGGGCGCTGCGTATCGAGACATGTGCCGGCCTCCTCGGTGTCGTGGCCCGCACGCTAGTCACGCCGACGTTGCGCGAACGTTGCGTCGCTGGTCGGGGTGGCGCTGGGCTGCTTGAATGGGTGGCTCGTGGCCGCGGGGCGATCGGGGGGATTCGTGACGGCATTGACGAGCCCCGTTCCGCACCCGCTCGGCCTGCTCTGGCCCGACGCCCCCGGCTGGATCCACGAAGGCCTCGAATGGGTCATCGGCGTCGAATGGCCGGAAGGCGACGAGAAGGCCGTCTGGGACCTGGCCGAGGAGTGGTACGGCGTCGCCGGCCTCCTCACCGTCCCGCTGGAGAACGCGTCCGACGCGGCCGGCTCGTTCTAGGCCTCCTACACCGGCCCGGCCGCCGACGCGTTCCGTGCCGCCTGGGCCGCGCTCGCGGCCGGCGACCAGGCCGCCGTGGACGAGCTGCTGGCCGCGACCGACGAGGTCGGGAAGATGGTCGAGGAGTGCGGCTGCGACATCGAGGCCGCGAAGATCGAGGTGTGGATCGAGGTCACGCTCCTCGTCATCGAGCTGATCTCGCTCACCGTCGCGGTCGCGCTCACGCTGGGCGCCGCCGCCCCCGCCGCGGCCGCGGCCCTGACGGTCAGCCGGATGGCGGTTCAGCGCATCTTCCGCCGCCTGGTCACCACGATGGCGAGCAAGGGGATCAGGCCGACGCCCTCACTGGCCCGCCGCGCGCTGCACGACGGCGTGTCCGAGGCGGCCGGTGAGGTCACGGCCGATGCCGGCGTGCAGGGACACCAGATCGCGGCCGGACATCGGGACGGGATCGACCCGGGCTCGCTCCGGACATCGGCGGCGGCCGGATTCGCGGCCGGCGCGGCCGCGTCCGCCGCCGGGATCCGGGCCGCCGGGGGTACGGGGGACGACGTCGTGCGCGGGTCCGCGGCGGAGGTGCTGGGGGAGACGGCGGCGGCGGTGGCCGCGGGCGGGGACCTGGGGTTGACCGAGCTCGCGATGGCGGCCACGTCCGGCGCTTCGTCGGGGGCATCCTCCGGCGCGACCGGCACCCTCAACGCGGACCTGGCCGCGAAGCTCGACGGCATCACGGCGGCGACTCCCGAATCGGCGCGGGGAGTCGCGGCGGCTTTCGAGGCGGCGCTGTCGCCGGATGCCGGCGTTCGCGGCGTGCCGGATGCCGCCGTTCGTGGCGTGCTGGATGCTGGCGCTCCGGGCGTGCCGAACGCCGGGGCTCCGGGCGTGCCGGATGCCGGCGTTCGTGGCGTGCCGGTGCCGGATCTCGGCGCACACGATGCGATCAACGACGCCCTGCATCCGGGTGCCGGGTCCGCCGGATCGGCGATCTCCGGGGGTGACGATTCTGCGGACGGCAGCGTCAGGGCTGTGGACGCGGCCACGAGTATCGCGGCGGATGTCGTTGCCGACGGTGGTGGATCGGCTGCCGAAACACCGCTCGCCGGTGCCGCGGGAACGACCGATTCCCGGGGACCGGATATCCGGCCGGGCGGCGATGAGCCGCTGACCGCGGAATCCGTGCCAGGACCGGGATTCGCGACCGGGCCCGCCTTCGACAGCGGACCGGCCTCGGCGACCGGGCTGGCCTCCGCGACCGGGCTGGCCTCCGCGACCCCGTTGGGCCCGGTCGGCGGCGATGCTCGCGGGACCGCGTTGGCCGCGGTCGACGACGATGCTCCCGGCGATCCGCCGCGCGCGCATCGGGACGCACCCGCCGACACCTCCGCCAGTGGCGGTACGGACGTCGAGACGCCATCACCCGTCCCGGCGGCCACGAACACGATCGCACCTGCCGGCCCTGTTGGTGCTCCGCCGCCGGCCGGAAGCACAGGCGCCATCGGCAGGGCCGCGGTTCCCTCCGGCCCCATCGCGGCCGGCAGCGGTTCCGGCCCTGTCATGGCGCAGGCCGACACCGCAGCCGCGCCGGCCACCATCGGCCGCTGGTCGGACGGGCTCACCCCGCCCCCGGTCCTCCCGGCAACGCCCGCGCCGGATACCGGCCTCCCGGCGATGCCCGCGCCGGGTACCGGCCATCCCTCGACCGCGGGGCCGCTGTCGGCCGGCAGCGGGCTCGGCCCGGCCCTGGTGAACGAAGCTGCGCGTGCGACCGTCGGCTGGACGGACGCGCTCAGCCATCGGGCCGGCGCGACGTCCGACACCGGTCCCCTCGCGGCCGGATTGGGCGCCGGTCCGTCGTTGGCGAGCGATGCCGCCGCGCGCACCGTCGACGGCTGGGCGGCCGCCCCGGACCGCACATCCGCGACTCCACCGGGCAGCAGCCCGGGCCAGCCTCCGGCCGGCTCAGTCCAGTCCCCGGTGAGCCCGAGTCACCCTCCGGTGAGCCCGAATCAGCATCCCGTGATGACCGGCCCGCTTGCCGGTGGGGTCGGGCAAACGCCGGCCGGCGAAGCCGCCGATCCACGAACGAGCGTTGTCCGGCCCGATGGTCTCGACCGGACTCCGGCGGGCGGTCTCGCGCAGGCGCTGACACCGGCCGGTGACGTACCCGCCTCCGGGGCGGTCGACAGGTGGACCCAACGGTCCGGCGAGCAACCGGAGCCGGAAACCGCTGTTGACCGGGCGACTCCGGTGCCGGCGGGCAGATCGGTTCCCGAAGCGGGCCCGCTCTCGGGTGGTGTGGCGCCGACCGGCGACACGAACCCGGCGAAGTCCGGCGGACCGGACGGGTCGCCGGTGACCGACGGAATCAGCCGGGCCTCGGCGGTGGACGCGTCGAGCGCCGTGGGAGGCTGGACCGGCGGCCCCGAGCAGCGGCCGGCGACCGCGGCCGGGCACACCCCCGAGACCGTCACCGCTTCCGGGCCGCTGGGGACCGGTAGCGGGATCGAACCCGCGCTCGAGGCGGGCGGTGCGGCGGCCGTCGCGCAGGCCATCGGCGAGTCGTCCGGGGGACCGAGCGGGCTGAGCGGCAACGCCGAAGCCACATCGGGCCCGCCGGCCGGCCCGGAACTCGCGGAGACGAGCGGCTCGGCCCCGGCCGTGCCGGCAGCCGCCTCGTCGGGAGCCGAGGGCGCGGCGCCGGGGATCTTCGTCGCACCGCCGGTCGGCGGCATCGGCCCGGGTGCCGGCGCTGGCTCGCGTGGCGGACGTGGATCGCCGAAAGGCGGCGGGAAACCCGGCTCGACCCCGTTCCGGCCGGCCAGGGATCCGATCGTGCAGCCCGGCGTGCCGGCACCCGGCGTACTCGGCTCCGCGTCATTCGGCATCGAGGAACCGGTGTTCCCCACCCGTCCGGCGGAGGACCGGCCCGTGCCGTCATCGTCCGGCGGGCCACCATCGCCCACGCCCGGCCAGGCCGCAGCAGCCTCGTCCGGTGAGCCGACGCCGTTCACGTCCGGTGGGCCGACGCCGTTCACGTCCGGTGGACGTCCGGCGGCCCCGCTTGATGGGCGTTCGACGGCTCCATCCGATGGGCGTTCGGCGGACTCGCTCGATGATGGTTCGGCGGACTCGCCCGGAGGTGCCTCGACGAACGCGATCAGTGCGGGAGCGGGGCCGGCCGCGGAGACCACCGGTACCGCCCGGCCGGCGTCGCCGGCGAAAGAGGAGCCGGCGGATACCGGTGGTGCCCGGCCGTCGCCCGGCCCCGGTGTCGTCTCCGCCGGAAATGCCGCGTTCGCCGATCCGGTGCCGCCGGCGCAGCGGACCGGCACGCCGGGTCTGATCAGCCCCGCCGAGTTCGGAATGCACACCTCCGAGATCACCGTGATCCCGCGGCAACCGTCCGCCGAGACGGTGCGAGAGGCACGCCTGGCGGCGCAGAGAGCCTTCGCGGGTACGCCGAGGGCAGTGATCGACACGGCAGCCGACCTGAACGCGGCGCTGACCGCGGGCGTCACGCCCGCGCAACTCGCCGCGCATCTGGACCCGGCCTCGCTGGCCCGGCTGGCACCACGCCTGTCGCCCACCGAGGTGCGCGACGCCTCGGCGCTGCTGTCCAGCCCGGACGTCCAGGCGACGCTCGAGACGGCGTGGGACAGCCCCGAGCCGGGACATCCGCTGCTGGCAGAACACCTGGTCGGCCAGCTGATCGCCCACCCGGAACTGGTGCAGATCATCCAGTCCTCCCCGGAACTGCGCACCAGCCTGCTGTCCCGCCCCCTCACCCTCCACAACCTCGCCCACCACCAGCAGGCCATCGACGTCCTCGGCGAGGTCCTCACCGAGGTAGAGGAAAGATCCACCGCCGGCCTACCGCCCGTGGAGCCCTCAGCCCCGCCGCACTTCGCCGTGACCGGAGAGAACAGAGAGATCAGTGATGTTCTCAAGACTCGCAGTCAGCGTGCCGCGCAGCCCGGGTTCGACGTGCGCCGAAGGCATGATCAAGCATATGTCGAAGGTTATGTCGATCAACTGTTTGCTCAGTCCCCGGCAGCGCAGATCGAGCTGAGCCGCGCCGCGGGAGAGATCGCGGCCAGGTGCGATGGCGAGTTTCACGCTCGCCGTGAGCCGAAGAGCCGGCAGCGAGTGCTCGACAAGATGGCGAAGAAGGGCGGAGATGCTTCGCTCGTGCTTGACCTCGCAGGCGTATACGTCAGATTTTCCGCTATGGCCGACGCCTATCGAGCGTTGCGCATGATCGAGGAGGATCCCCGCTTGGACGTCGTGACGTTCGACGATCGGATTGAAGTGGCGGAGAAGAGCGGATATCGAGATCTGCGACTGAATGTGCGGACCACGAGTGGGCACATAGGAGAGTTGCGTCTGCACCTCAAGGCCGTTGATGACGTGGCGGTCTGGGAGCATTCGTTATATGAGGTCCGACGTGGTCTGGAGAGCAGTGCCCGGGATGGCGGCCGTAACATGAACGCCAGGGAGAAGGCTCTCTATGACGGCCTTCTTCGAGCTCAGCAGCGCTACTTTTGGGAGGCGTTGCAATCGACGAGGGGGTCGAATGCCTGAATCCTACGACCCGCCTGGCCTGGCGCTTCCTTACTATTTCAGCTATTACCGGTTCCCGGGAAAGATGGTCGATGCGTCAAATGGTGGCGCCGCCATCTGGAGGATCTCAGCGGATTCCGGCGGGTGGGAACCGCGTAACGACATCGCGGACGACATCCTGTTCGGCACGACGCAAGATGTGCAGATGCTGTCACGAACGGAGTTCGTGCAGGAGGTCGAGTGGGTTCGTGGTCGCTACCTGCGTGGTGATGGGCCGGTTTTCGCGCTCTACGACACCATTCGGGCTGTCGAGGAGACTGCTGAGGCGGAGAATCGGCGGCTGACCGGGCGGGAACGGCTTCTCGTCGAAGGGCTGCGGCGTCGCACCTATGTCATGTTCGAGACGGAGCTGCTGCGGCAAGGGGATCCTGCGGCTGATCCGACGCTGGCGGACTGAGCGAGCACCGGTGCGGCCGGACATCAGACCTCGATGTTGTGCATGACGTGCTTCACCCGGGTGTAGTCCTCCAGCGAGTACAGCGACAGATCCTTGCCGTACCCGCTGTGTTTGAAGCCGCCGTGCGGCATCTCGGACACGAACGGGATGTGCGTGTTCACCCAGACGCACCCGAAGTCGAGGCGGCGGGTCATCCGCATGGCGCGGCCGTGGTCGCGGGTCCAGACCGACGCGGCCAGGCCGTAGTCGACGCCGTTGGCCCAGCGCACCGCCTCGTCCTCGTCGGTGAACCGCTGCACGGTGATGACCGGCCCGAAGACCTCGTCCTGGATCAGTTCGTCGTCCTGCCGGACGCCGGAGATCACGGTCGGCGCGTAGAAGTAGCCCCGGTCGCCGACCCGTGCGCCGCCGGTCTCGACGGTCGCATGATCGGGGAGCCGGGACAGGAAACCGGTGACCCGCTCCAGCTGCGCGGCGTTGTTGAGCGGCCCGTACGCCACGCCGGGGTCGTCCGGCAGCCCGGTGCGAGTGGCTCGCGCCTCCGCGGTCAGCGCCGCGACCAGGTCGGCGTGGACGCCCGGCCCGGCGAGGACCCGGGTCGCGGCCGTGCAGTCCTGGCCGGCGTTGAAGTAGCCGCCGCTCGCGATCGCCGCGGCCGCCGCGGCCACGTCGGCGTCGTCGAAGAGCACGACCGGCGCCTTGCCGCCGAGTTCCAGGTGGGTGCGCTTGAGGTCGGGCGCGGCCGACGCGAGGACCTCCCGGCCGGCCCGGGTGGAGCCGGTGATGGAGACGAATCGCGGCGTGCGGTGCGAGACCAGCGCGCGGCCGGTGTCCCGGTCGCCGGCGACCACGTTGAACACGCCGGGTGGCAGGAACTCGGCGGCGATCTCGGCGAGCAGCAGCGTGGAGACCGGCGTGGTGTCGGACGGCTTGAGCACCACGGTGTTGCCGGCCGCGAGCGCGGGCGCGATCTTCCAGATGGCCATCATCAGCGGGTAGTTCCACGGCGTGACCTGCGCACAGACGCCGATCGGCTCGCGCCGCACGTACGACTCGTGGCCGGCCAGGTAGTTGCCGGCGGACCTGCCCTCCAGCATGCGGGCCGCGCCGGCGAAGAAGCGCAGCTGGTCGGCCGAGGGCGGCACCTCCTCGTCGGTGGTCAGCTGCCGGGGCTTGCCGGTGTTGCGGACCTCCGCGTCGACGAGCTCGGCCGCGCGGGACTCGACCGCGTCCGCGATCCTCAGCAGTGCGCGCTGCCGCTCGGCCGGTGTGGTGTCCCGCCAGGTCTCGAACGCGGTGGCGGCGGCGGACATGGCGGCGTCGACGTCGCGCTCGCCGGAGACCGGCGCCTGCGCGAAGACCTCGCCGGTGGTCGGGTCGATCAGGTCGGACCGGCGGCCGTCGCCCGGATCGGCGTACTCACCGTTGATGAAGTTGCGAAGAACCTGCATGTCATCTCCGTAGGAACGCCGTATCCGTCACTCCTCAGCCATCCTCGCCACGAAAAACGTGGCAAGCAAGGTTTTCCGCCACCGGAAACGCACGGGGCTAGGCTTCGATGCGGAGGGAAAGGATCCGCGCTATGGACATGATCCCGTTCTACGTCGCCGGCCGTCCCGTGCACGGCGACGACGAGGTGATCGTGCGGCACCCCTACGACGGCACCGTGGTCGGCCGCACCAGTTTCGCCACTCCCGCGCAGGTCGACGAGGCACTGGACGGGGCGACGGTCACGGAGACGCCCGCGCATGTCCGGGCCGCCGCGCTCGACCACGTCTCGCGGCGGCTGACGGAGCGCGCGGACGAGGTGGCCCGCCTGATCACCGCGGAGAACGGCAAGCCGCTGAAGTGGGCGCGGGCCGAGGCCGGCCGTGCGGTCTCGGTGTTCCGCTGGGCCGCGGAGGAGGCGCGCCGCTTCGCCGGCGAGATGCAGCGGCTGGACACCGACCCGGCCGGCGAGGGGCGGATGGCGCTGGTCCGGCGGGTGCCGCGCGGTGCCGTGCTCGGCATCTCCCCGTTCAACTTCCCGCTGAACCTGGTGGCGCACAAGGTCGCGCCGGCGATCGCGGCGGGCGTGCCGATCGTGCTCAAGCCGGCGCCGGCCACGCCGCTGTCCGCGCTGCTGCTGGGCGAGCTGCTGGCCGAGACGGACCTGCCGGAGGGCGCGTTCTCCGTGCTGCCGCTGCCGAACGACCGCACCGCGGAGCTGGTCAGGGACCCGCGGCTGCCGGTGATCTCGTTCACGGGATCCGGGCCGGTGGGCGGCCTGATCCAGGACTCGGTGCCGCGCAAGCACGTGACGTTGGAGCTGGGCGGCAACGCCGCGGCCGTGATCTGCGCGGACTACGCCGGCGACGCCGACCTCGACCACGCGGCCACGCGCATCGCCACGTTCTCCAACTACCAGGCCGGGCAGAGCTGCATCGCGGTGCAGCGCGTCTTCGTGCACGCCGACGTCTACGACCGTTTCGTGGCGAGACTGGTGGACCGGACCGCGGCGCTCAGGACCGGCGACCCGAACGACGAGGCAACCGACGTCGGGCCGCTGATCAGCGAGGACGCGGCGAAGCGGGTCGAGGCGTGGGTGGGCGAGGCGATCGAGGCCGGTGCCGAGGCGCTGGCCGGCGGCGAGCGCGACGGTTCCACGTACCCGCCGACGGTTCTGGTGAACGTCCCGGCCGGCGCGAAGGTGCTGACCGAGGAGGTGTTCGGCCCGGTTCTGGCCGTGCAGCGGGTGGCGGGCGACGACGAGGCCTTCGCCGCCGTCAACGACTCCGCCTACGG
Coding sequences within it:
- a CDS encoding aldehyde dehydrogenase family protein, producing the protein MDMIPFYVAGRPVHGDDEVIVRHPYDGTVVGRTSFATPAQVDEALDGATVTETPAHVRAAALDHVSRRLTERADEVARLITAENGKPLKWARAEAGRAVSVFRWAAEEARRFAGEMQRLDTDPAGEGRMALVRRVPRGAVLGISPFNFPLNLVAHKVAPAIAAGVPIVLKPAPATPLSALLLGELLAETDLPEGAFSVLPLPNDRTAELVRDPRLPVISFTGSGPVGGLIQDSVPRKHVTLELGGNAAAVICADYAGDADLDHAATRIATFSNYQAGQSCIAVQRVFVHADVYDRFVARLVDRTAALRTGDPNDEATDVGPLISEDAAKRVEAWVGEAIEAGAEALAGGERDGSTYPPTVLVNVPAGAKVLTEEVFGPVLAVQRVAGDDEAFAAVNDSAYGLQAGVFTHDLRTAFAAHRTLQVGGVIIGDVPSYRADQMPYGGVKGSGVGREGVRFAMEDYTEPRVLVLTGIDL
- a CDS encoding gamma-aminobutyraldehyde dehydrogenase, yielding MQVLRNFINGEYADPGDGRRSDLIDPTTGEVFAQAPVSGERDVDAAMSAAATAFETWRDTTPAERQRALLRIADAVESRAAELVDAEVRNTGKPRQLTTDEEVPPSADQLRFFAGAARMLEGRSAGNYLAGHESYVRREPIGVCAQVTPWNYPLMMAIWKIAPALAAGNTVVLKPSDTTPVSTLLLAEIAAEFLPPGVFNVVAGDRDTGRALVSHRTPRFVSITGSTRAGREVLASAAPDLKRTHLELGGKAPVVLFDDADVAAAAAAIASGGYFNAGQDCTAATRVLAGPGVHADLVAALTAEARATRTGLPDDPGVAYGPLNNAAQLERVTGFLSRLPDHATVETGGARVGDRGYFYAPTVISGVRQDDELIQDEVFGPVITVQRFTDEDEAVRWANGVDYGLAASVWTRDHGRAMRMTRRLDFGCVWVNTHIPFVSEMPHGGFKHSGYGKDLSLYSLEDYTRVKHVMHNIEV